The segment GCTGTACAACGATCAATTCCCTGGTCCACTGCTGCGCTTCAAGGAGGGACAGCCGGTCGTGGTCGACATCGTCAACGACACCGACACGCCGGAGTTGGTGCATTGGCACGGTCAGTCCGTATCGAGCGAGGTGGACGGTGCCGCCGAAGAAGGCACGCCGTTCGTCCCCGCGCACGGAAGGCGCCGCGTCTCGTTTATCCCGCGCCCGTCTGGATTCCGGTTCTACCACACGCACGTTGCGGCGGGCGCGGACCTGAATCGGGGCACCTACACCGGTCAAGCCGGCCCCGTGTACATCGAGCCGAAGACGAACGCCGGCGCCTACGACCGCGAGGTGTTTCTCGTCTTGAAGGAGTTCGAGCCGTCGTGGAGCCGCGGCGGCGACATGGCGATGGACATGCTGGCGGGCGCACCGCTCAAAACGCTGCAGGACATCGGCAAGGCGGCCGACGCCGGACGCAAAGGCACGCAGAAAGGCTTCGAGGCCGGCTACGATTTGTTCAGCATCAACGGACGGATGCGGGGCCACGGCGAGCCCTTGCGGGTGAAGCAGGGCGAGCGCATCCTGTTCCACGTCCTCAATGCGAGCGCGACCGAAATCCGGAGCCTCGCCCTGCCAGGGCACGTCTTTCGCGTCCTGGCACTCGACGGGAACCCAGTGCCGACGCCAACGAACGTACCGGTGCTATGGCTGGGCACGGCCGAGCGGATTTCTGCCATCGTCGAGATGAAGCATCCCGGTGTCTGGGTGATGGGCGATCTCGCCGACGATGACCGCCGCCACGGCATGGGCATCGTGGTCGAGTACGCCGGGCGAAAAGGATCGGCGCAGTGGAGCAAACCGCAGCCGTTTCGTTGGGACTACGCGCGGTTCGGCAAGTCGAGACCGACCTCGCCATCGCCGGACGAAACGATCGACTTCACGATCGGCAAGCAGAATGCGGCAGCGCACGGCTTCAACGTCTGGACGCTGAATGGCTCGGCATTCTCGCCTGACGCCATGACGCCGATGCACACGC is part of the Vicinamibacterales bacterium genome and harbors:
- a CDS encoding multicopper oxidase domain-containing protein, with the translated sequence MTIDRRSFLKLAGLAPFAGAISQPLRLDAQPTGVTADYTIRIATGLVDLAPGHIVSTTLYNDQFPGPLLRFKEGQPVVVDIVNDTDTPELVHWHGQSVSSEVDGAAEEGTPFVPAHGRRRVSFIPRPSGFRFYHTHVAAGADLNRGTYTGQAGPVYIEPKTNAGAYDREVFLVLKEFEPSWSRGGDMAMDMLAGAPLKTLQDIGKAADAGRKGTQKGFEAGYDLFSINGRMRGHGEPLRVKQGERILFHVLNASATEIRSLALPGHVFRVLALDGNPVPTPTNVPVLWLGTAERISAIVEMKHPGVWVMGDLADDDRRHGMGIVVEYAGRKGSAQWSKPQPFRWDYARFGKSRPTSPSPDETIDFTIGKQNAAAHGFNVWTLNGSAFSPDAMTPMHTLQRGHRYRLKFRNASDDVHPLHLHRHSFELTRVGGKPTTGVMKDVVMLGGFQELEFDFIADNPGPTLFHCHQQVHMDFGFMALFRYAP